TGATAAATCTTTTTGTACTTTAAATATGAATAAACCAGACTATAGATGGAATATTGCTAGTTTAGATGCATATACTCATTCAGCTATTTATACAAATATCCACGAAGCAAAATATATAGCATTTGGTATGCCAATTTATACTACAGCTTATACTTTAGGACATGATAATATAATTTTTGAAGACTATTTTGGAAAAATACTTTTTGGAGAAGTTCCAATATATAATCCAGGTGATTTATCAACTTGGAAAGAGAGAAGTGCTTTAGAGATTACAAAATCTATAAAAAATACAGACCATAACTTACTTGTTATTAAAGGTATCGGTACTTATATTTACGATAGAGATATTCATGAACTTGTAAAAAAAATAGCAATTTTGGAAAATTCTTGCAGACTTTTAAGTATAAAAAGTACTTTTAGATGATTTTTTATAAAATTTAATAAAAAATTGTAAAAATTTTAGGAAACTTAAAGTTTAACTATAATAAAGTTTTCGCAATTTATTTTATACGAGGAGTTATTATGAACAAAGCGGAATTTATTGATGCGGTTGCTGCAAAAGCTGGTTTATCTAAAAAAGATGCAAAAGGTGCTGTTGATGCAGTATTAGATACTATTACTGAAGCTTTAGTTAAAAAAGATTCTGTAAGCTTTATTGGGTTTGGTACATTCTCAACAGCAGGTAGAGCAGCTAGAGAAGCTAGAGTTCCAGGAACTGATAAAACTGTAAAAGTTGCTGCTACAACAGTTGCTAAATTTAAAGTTGGTAAAGCTCTTAAAGAGGCTGTTGCTAAGTAAGTTTTGAAACTTATTAAGAGAGTTTATTTTTATTTAAAATAAACTCTCCTTTCTTTTTTTTATATTTAGAATTTACTTTATTTAATATTAAGACTTATTTTAAAATATGTGGCTCTATGGCGGAATTGGTAGACGCGTACGATTCAAAATCGTGTTCCATTGGAGTGCCAGTTCGACTCTGGCTAGGGCTACCACTTGTTTTAATTCAATTTATATTATATTTATTAAACTCTTTTATAAAATTTTCTAATTCAGTTTCTATCTCTTCTTTAGTTATTCCATTTTGTAATGCACCCTTTTTTACACTATTTTGAAAAATCTTAGTTATTTTTCCATCCTCGAAAACTTTATATACAAAATATCCATTTTGTGAGTTATTATTTATATCTAAACTATTAGAAAAACTACCACTTGAATCATTTATCAAATTAATTTTTGAATTTTTAAACATCTTTTCAAGTTCACCATTTACTGCTATTTGTTTAATAAGCCAAGGGGTATTTGATATATTTGCTACTAAAACTATATTTTCATTTATATTTTTCTTATGCAATTCACTAAAAACTGCCAAAGAATCATGATTTAAAACTATCAAATAAAATGGAAATTTCTTGAAAAAATCATCTTTTTTTGTATAGTTATTTCCATTTACTACATCAAAAAAAGCAGGTAAATTTTTGAATTCTAACTCTTTTTGATTTTTATCCTCTTTTATATTACTAGGAATCGTAAGATATATTAAAAATCCAAATCCAATAACAAACAATAAAACTATTTTGAAAATATTTTTCATAAATTTTTACCCTCTTTCTTTGCCCATCTTTTAAATAATCTATAATTTAAAACATCTTTTGGCATTTCTTCACCATTTACTACAAATTCAGACAAAATATTAGCTAAATATGGAGCCAAAACAAAACCTCTTCCACCAACTCCATTTAAAGTATATAAATTTTCATACAAAATCAACTGCTCATCTTTGATAAAAGCTCCATTTTTTATATGTGGATAAGATTTAAAACTATTTTTACTATCAATCAAATTTCCAACCATTGGAAAATAATCAATACTTGAAGCTCTAGCTCCTATTTTTATATCTACAACTTCTACATTTTCAAGTTCCAAAATATCATTTGCTTTTTCTAAAAGCTTTTTTGTATCATTATTCATTATTTTTAAAGTTTTTTCATTGTGAGATATAAAATTTATATCTTTTAAATTCAAATTGTAAGAGCTATCACTCATATCTTGATCAAATCTATTATGTGTCGCACCTATTGAACTTCTATATTTTTCATTTTCTTTAACACTTTTAGAGATTGAACACTCTTTATGATAGTTATACAATACTTTTGTAGTAGTTAAAATATCAATTTTTTGACCCCAAACTGCTCTCAATTTAAAATAATCTTCATTGATTAATGAAATATTTGCACCTGTACATAAAAATAGCTTATTTGCTTTAATCTCACCATTTAAAATCCAATAATTTTCGCTTTGAGTAATTGTTTTAACATCATAATTAAATAATTTTCCAATACCATCACTAAGCTCTTTACATAAAATTTCAGGTTTTACAGTACTTCCTATTTCAAAATAATAGCCATTCTCTTTTTTTTCAAAAGGAAAATCCATATAAGGTATATAATTATTAAATTTATCTTCATCTTCTTTATTTTTTGGAATTCTTATTGTTCCAGATTTTACAAAACTTTGTGGAAAATTCTCTTCATAAAACTTTGTTGAAAACTTTAAAGCATTTGTTACTAAAGTTTTAAAACTATTATCTATACCTAAAAGAGGCGATAAAAAAGCTCCAGCAGCTCCACTTGCACCCAAACAAACATCACTATTTTTATCAATAAGCAAAATGTTATTAGAATATTTTTTTAAAAAATAAGCTAAAGAACATCCAACTATTCCACTTCCAATAATTATATAATCATATTTTTTCATGAAAATAGTATATCAAAAAAAATCAAAGTATATTTTAAATTTAAGTAGATAAAATACAGAATTATTTTTAAAAGGTAGTTTATGAAAATTTTAGTAACAGATGATTCTAAAATGGCTAGAAAAATGGTAATAAAAACACTTCAAGATGCTTTGAATGATAAAAATTATGAAGTTTTAGAAGCTCAAAATGGTCAAGAGAGTGTTGATTTATATAAAGAGCACAATCCGAATATAGTTTTTATGGATTTAACAATGCCTGTAATGGATGGATTTGAAGCTTTAAAACAAATAAAAGAGTTTAATGAAAATGCAAAAGTAGTTGTAATATCTGCTGATATACAAAAACAAGCTATGGATAAAGTTAGAGAGCTTGGTGCACTAAATTTTGTAAAAAAACCAATTGATTTGAAGAAAATGGAACAAATTTTAAATAGTATAATCTCTTAAAAGGTAAAAAATGAGTAATATAGAATTAACAGAAGATGAAAAAGATTGCCTTCAAGAGCTTATGAATGTAGCTTATGGAAGCGCAACTGCTGCAATTACTGAGATATTTGACGCTTTTGCAAAACTTAGTATTCCAACTATTCAAATAATAAATGCTGTAGATTTAAAAGATTATTTAGCAAAAGAGTTAAATTTTAAAGATGAACACTTTGTAGCATCACAGCAAATAAATGGTCCTTTAAGTGGTGAAAATATGTTTATAATAGATAAAAAATCTGCTACAAATATGTCTATTAAATTTAGTTTTAGTGATGATCAAATTTCAAATGAAGATATTAGCGATATAACTTTAGAAATTACAAATATTTTATCATCTTCAACTATAAGTAAATTAGCAGAAAATATGGAAACTAGCGTCTCTTTTTCTGCTCCAACAATAAAAACTATAAATTCAATCAATCAATTAAACAATATATTTATAAGTAACTATGAAAAAGTTATAATAATATCTACAAAATTGGAGTTTGATGACTTAAATATTCATGGTGAACTATTTATTTTAACAACTGACAATTCAATTTTATTTATAAAAGATAAATTAAATAAGATATTGGATGAACTATGAGTAATCATGCAAAAAATAAATTTGATATTATTTGTAATACTGTAGATAATGGGATTATTGTATTAAACAAAGATTTAAAAGTATTTTTCTGGAATAGATGGCTAGAGACTAGAACTGGCATAGAAGCAAATAGTATTATTGATAAAAATATTTTAGATTTTTATTCAAATATTGATGAAAAAAAATTAAAAAGAAAGATAATAACAGCTTTAAAACTAAACTCTCCAACATTTTATACTCCACAAACAGATGATTTTTTAATAAATATTGAGATAAACAACATCTCTGATAGAGTATTTAATCAAATGCAACAAAGTATTACTATAACTCCATTAGACTTGGAAGAAGGTTTAGTTATTTTATATATATACGATATAACTTTTTTAAGTGAAATAAACTATAAACTCGAAATTGCAAAAAAAAGTTTAAGTGAAAAGAATGAAGAATTAAGACTTATTTTAGATACTACTATGGAAGCTATAATTATTTTTAAAGATAATAGTGTTGTTGATTGTAATAAAATAGCAATTGAACTATTTAATAAACAGATGAAATATGAGTTAATAAATAAAAGTTTTAATGATTTAATACATAATAAAAACAGAGATATTCTAAATGAAAAAGAGCCATTTGAAACTAATTTAATAAGAGAAGATGGAAGTGAATTTAATGCTATTATAAACATTAAAGATACAAGTTTAAACAACCAAATATTTAAAATTGTAACTATTGTAGATATAGAAGATTTAAAAAGAAAAGAGAATCTTATGGCAGAACAGACAAAACTAGCTGCTATGGGTGAAATGCTTGGAAATATTGCTCATCAATGGAGACAACCTTTAAATATTATCTCTATGTCATCTTCAAATCTTAAATTAAAAAATGATATTGGAGAGTTATGCAGTTCTACATTAAGTGAGTCATTATCTCTTATTTTAAGAACAACAAATCATTTGTCTGATACTATCGACACATTTAATGATTTTTTAAAAACAGATAAAGAGAAAAGCTTTTTTAATATAAATGAAAATATCAAAAATAGTATCTCTTTGGTAGATAGCTTTTTCAAAAATTTTAATATTGATATTATTTTAGAATTAGAAGAAGGTATTTTTATAAATAGTCTAGCAAATGAATTTTCTCAAGCATTTATAAATATTTTAAACAATGCAAAAGATGCTATAGTTTTAAATTTAAAAGATAATGAATATGGTTTAATAAAAATAAAAACAAAAAAAATTGATAAATTTATAGAAATTTCAATTTTAGACAATGCAAAAGGTATCAAAAAAGATATTTTAAATAAAATATTTGAACCATATTTTACTACAAAACATAAATATCAAGGTACTGGTCTTGGTCTTTATATGACTAGAAAAATTATAAATTCTAGCATGGGCGGTGAAATAACTGTTCAAAACAGAAAATTTGTACACAATCAGAAAAAGTATGAAGGGGCAGAGTTTAAAATAAAAATTCCTATCAAACTTGATTGACTTTGACTCAAGGTTTGTGATATAATAAAGTCCTAATAATTTAAAAATTTTAATAATATAGGATTTGAAAAATGGCAAAAAGTTTATATGAAACATTAGAAGTAAGTGAAAATGCATCAGCAGATGAGATAAAAAAAGCTTACAGAAAACTAGCAAGAAAATATCATCCAGATGTAAATAAAGATCCAAAAGCTGAAGAGAAATTTAAAGAGATAAATGCGGCTTATGAAGTTTTAAGTGATCCACAAAAAAAACAGCAATATGACCAATATGGAGACTCTATGTTTGGTGGGCAAAATTTTAGTGATTTTGCTAGAAATCAAGGTGGTGGAGTTGATTTAGATGAGATTTTAAGACAGATGTTTGGTGGTGGTGCCGCTGGATTTGGACGAAGCAATTTTGGTGGTGGATTTGGATTTGATGCTCCAGATTTAGATACAAATGCACAAATTACAATACCTTTTGAAGTTGCAGTTTTAGGTGGGAAAAGAAATATCTCTTTAAATAATGATTCATTTGATATAAAAATTCCAGAAGGAATTGAAGATGGTCAAAGAATAAGAGCAAAAGGAAAAGGAAAATCATATCAAGGACAAAGAGGAGATTTAATTTTAAAGATAAATATCTCTCCTAGCAATGAATATGAAAGAGAGTTTGATAATCTTATAAAATATTTTGATTTACCATTAAAAACAGCTCTATTTGGTGGTAAAGTTGATATTAAAACTATTCACAAAGATATAACTCTAAAAGTTCCACAAAATACAAAACAAAATCAAAAGTTTAGAGTAAAAGAGCTTGGTGTTTTAAATAGAAAAACAAAAGTAAGAGGTGATTTATATCTTAAAGCAAATATTATTTTGCCAAAAGTTGAAGATTTAAGTAGCGAGCTTCGTACACTTCTTGAAAAAGAGTTAAAAGATAGTTAGTAGGAGTTTTTTATGGAAAAAAATAGCTATATTGAACCAGTTTATTTAATATCAGTAGTTGCCGATATTTTAGGAGTACATCCACAAACTTTAAGACAATATGAAAGAGAGGGGCTAATAAAACCATCTAGAACTAATGGTAAAATAAGGCTATACTCACAAAAAGATATTAATCACATAAAATATGTTTTAACACTCACAAAAGAGATAGGTGTTAATTTAGCTGGTGTTGATATTATATTGAAATTAAATGATAAAATAGAAGAACTTGAAAGTATAATTTCAACATACAAAAAAAAGGCTCAAAAAGCAGATAATTTATCTGTTGTTCCTGATAAAAAAGCATTAGTAATTCAAAAAAGCTCTTTAGAGATGGTTATTATAAAAAAGTAATTAGTAATTTTTGGGAAATTATCCCAAAAAATTACTATTTTGGATCAATTAAGAATTTTCTATTTTTATAAATAGAGTGAATAAAAGCCAAACCAATTGGTACTATTGCGAAAGTTGTAATCAACATAGGTGGTAAATGATGGAAAATTTGAACTATCATAGATAAAGCTAAAAGCCCAATTGACCACATAGCACCATGCTCAAGATATATATATTTTGCAACAACCTCTCTTTCAACCATAAAAATAGTAAGACTTCTTACTGCCATAGCTCCAATACCAAGTCCTAACATAATTATCACAACATTTTGAGTAATAGCAAATGCTCCTAAAACTCCATCTAAAGAGAAACTCATATCAACTACTTCAAGATACATAAAAGATATAAAACCTCCACTTAATTCTGTAACTTTTAAATCTGAGTTTGAATCTGTTTTAAGTTCTATAACACCCTTCAAAAGCTCTAAAAGATAAAAAGCAATCACACCAATAATCATTGGAACTAAAATTTCTAATTTATTTACAGTTACTAATTGCTCTCCCATAACTACTTCATTTGGAGCAACATATGTAATTACAAGCATTAAAAACATTATAAATAGAGCTTTAATATCACCTACTTTTGATAATTTTGTAGCAAAAGATTCTATGTATTTAACCCAGTGAGTATCTTTGTTTTCATCAAAAATGAATTTTAAAAATAACATTAATAGAAACATTCCACCAAAAGACATAATTACGTGGTGAGAACTTTGAATAATTTTTTCATACTCTTGAGGATTTTTAATAGCTAATTCAAAAGAATCAATAAATCCCATAGATGTTGAAAAATATACTATTAAAATAGGAAATACAAATCTAACCCCAAATACTGCAATAATCATACCCCAAAGAAGAAATCTTCTTCTCCAAACAAGAGCCATTGTTGCCAAAATAGTAGCATTTACAACTGCATTATCAAAAGATAAACTAAGCTCCAAAACAGATAAAATGGTACCTTGATAAAGTGCAAAAAAGCCACCATATAAAAATAGTAACACTGAAGCTACAAACCAAACAGCAAAAAAGCTGTAAAAATAAGATATTAGAGGTTTTTGTTTCAATATAATCCCTTGATTTATAAATTTTTGCGATTATATCAAAATCTAATAAATATTAGCTATTTATATTTTTAAATAAGTATTTAATTCTTTCAAATCCAATTTTTCAGATATTTTAATTTTTAAATCCATAATATAAAGATTATTTAAATCGAACTGCTCTAGTTTAACAAAATCTTTTTGTGTTGTAACAATTCCAAAATCTTTGTATTTTTTTAAAATCGTATCTATATCATCTTTTGTAAAAGTGTGATGATCTTCAAAAAAGATAGTCTCTATATTTTTTGGTAAAAATTCTAAAAGCCTTTTTGGTTTTGAAATTGCAGTTAAAAGAATAGTTTTTTCTGGAAGTTTTGATTTCGTACCATCTTTTTTTATCTCTACCTCTCTTTTAAAATCAATACCCTCTTTTAAAACTAAATTGGCTTTTTTATAA
Above is a genomic segment from Aliarcobacter cryaerophilus containing:
- a CDS encoding class II aldolase and adducin N-terminal domain-containing protein, which translates into the protein MLNQDTVKLLSELSLSMFTKNFFGIFQGAISAKLDHEHFMINSKDAVFDNLDDKSFCTLNMNKPDYRWNIASLDAYTHSAIYTNIHEAKYIAFGMPIYTTAYTLGHDNIIFEDYFGKILFGEVPIYNPGDLSTWKERSALEITKSIKNTDHNLLVIKGIGTYIYDRDIHELVKKIAILENSCRLLSIKSTFR
- a CDS encoding HU family DNA-binding protein, coding for MNKAEFIDAVAAKAGLSKKDAKGAVDAVLDTITEALVKKDSVSFIGFGTFSTAGRAAREARVPGTDKTVKVAATTVAKFKVGKALKEAVAK
- a CDS encoding FAD-dependent oxidoreductase, with product MKKYDYIIIGSGIVGCSLAYFLKKYSNNILLIDKNSDVCLGASGAAGAFLSPLLGIDNSFKTLVTNALKFSTKFYEENFPQSFVKSGTIRIPKNKEDEDKFNNYIPYMDFPFEKKENGYYFEIGSTVKPEILCKELSDGIGKLFNYDVKTITQSENYWILNGEIKANKLFLCTGANISLINEDYFKLRAVWGQKIDILTTTKVLYNYHKECSISKSVKENEKYRSSIGATHNRFDQDMSDSSYNLNLKDINFISHNEKTLKIMNNDTKKLLEKANDILELENVEVVDIKIGARASSIDYFPMVGNLIDSKNSFKSYPHIKNGAFIKDEQLILYENLYTLNGVGGRGFVLAPYLANILSEFVVNGEEMPKDVLNYRLFKRWAKKEGKNL
- a CDS encoding response regulator; this encodes MKILVTDDSKMARKMVIKTLQDALNDKNYEVLEAQNGQESVDLYKEHNPNIVFMDLTMPVMDGFEALKQIKEFNENAKVVVISADIQKQAMDKVRELGALNFVKKPIDLKKMEQILNSIIS
- a CDS encoding chemotaxis protein CheC, whose amino-acid sequence is MSNIELTEDEKDCLQELMNVAYGSATAAITEIFDAFAKLSIPTIQIINAVDLKDYLAKELNFKDEHFVASQQINGPLSGENMFIIDKKSATNMSIKFSFSDDQISNEDISDITLEITNILSSSTISKLAENMETSVSFSAPTIKTINSINQLNNIFISNYEKVIIISTKLEFDDLNIHGELFILTTDNSILFIKDKLNKILDEL
- a CDS encoding PAS domain-containing sensor histidine kinase, with translation MSNHAKNKFDIICNTVDNGIIVLNKDLKVFFWNRWLETRTGIEANSIIDKNILDFYSNIDEKKLKRKIITALKLNSPTFYTPQTDDFLINIEINNISDRVFNQMQQSITITPLDLEEGLVILYIYDITFLSEINYKLEIAKKSLSEKNEELRLILDTTMEAIIIFKDNSVVDCNKIAIELFNKQMKYELINKSFNDLIHNKNRDILNEKEPFETNLIREDGSEFNAIINIKDTSLNNQIFKIVTIVDIEDLKRKENLMAEQTKLAAMGEMLGNIAHQWRQPLNIISMSSSNLKLKNDIGELCSSTLSESLSLILRTTNHLSDTIDTFNDFLKTDKEKSFFNINENIKNSISLVDSFFKNFNIDIILELEEGIFINSLANEFSQAFINILNNAKDAIVLNLKDNEYGLIKIKTKKIDKFIEISILDNAKGIKKDILNKIFEPYFTTKHKYQGTGLGLYMTRKIINSSMGGEITVQNRKFVHNQKKYEGAEFKIKIPIKLD
- a CDS encoding DnaJ C-terminal domain-containing protein, which encodes MAKSLYETLEVSENASADEIKKAYRKLARKYHPDVNKDPKAEEKFKEINAAYEVLSDPQKKQQYDQYGDSMFGGQNFSDFARNQGGGVDLDEILRQMFGGGAAGFGRSNFGGGFGFDAPDLDTNAQITIPFEVAVLGGKRNISLNNDSFDIKIPEGIEDGQRIRAKGKGKSYQGQRGDLILKINISPSNEYEREFDNLIKYFDLPLKTALFGGKVDIKTIHKDITLKVPQNTKQNQKFRVKELGVLNRKTKVRGDLYLKANIILPKVEDLSSELRTLLEKELKDS
- a CDS encoding heat shock protein transcriptional repressor HspR; protein product: MEKNSYIEPVYLISVVADILGVHPQTLRQYEREGLIKPSRTNGKIRLYSQKDINHIKYVLTLTKEIGVNLAGVDIILKLNDKIEELESIISTYKKKAQKADNLSVVPDKKALVIQKSSLEMVIIKK
- a CDS encoding DUF475 domain-containing protein — encoded protein: MKQKPLISYFYSFFAVWFVASVLLFLYGGFFALYQGTILSVLELSLSFDNAVVNATILATMALVWRRRFLLWGMIIAVFGVRFVFPILIVYFSTSMGFIDSFELAIKNPQEYEKIIQSSHHVIMSFGGMFLLMLFLKFIFDENKDTHWVKYIESFATKLSKVGDIKALFIMFLMLVITYVAPNEVVMGEQLVTVNKLEILVPMIIGVIAFYLLELLKGVIELKTDSNSDLKVTELSGGFISFMYLEVVDMSFSLDGVLGAFAITQNVVIIMLGLGIGAMAVRSLTIFMVEREVVAKYIYLEHGAMWSIGLLALSMIVQIFHHLPPMLITTFAIVPIGLAFIHSIYKNRKFLIDPK